The window GTATTCTATAGTAGCGGGAGGTTTATTCGTAATATCGTATAATACTCTGTTGACATTTTTTACTTCATTTACTATTCTTGAACTTAGTCTTTCCAGAAGATTCCATGGTAGTTTCGCAAATTCTGCGGTCATGGCATCTTCGCTAATTACAGCTCTCAAGGCTATAGCGTATCTGTAGGTTCTCTCGTCGCCCATCACGCCGACAGTTTTTATTGGCAATAATACGGGGAATGCCTGCCAAAGCATTTTATAAATCCCCGCTTTCCTCAGTTCTTCCTCTACTATTTTATCCACTTTCCGTAATATCTTCAGCTTTTCCTCAGTTACTTCACCTATTATCCGAATAGCAAGACCAGGACCTGGAAAGGGATGTTTAAAAATCACCTCCTTAGGTACGCCTATAAGTTCTGCGATTTTCCTAACTTCATCCTTATACAGGTCTTTAAGAGGCTCAAGCTTAACTAGCTTCGATAGATTAGTATAGACGACATTATGATGGCTTTTAATTCTAGCCGTTGCTCGTCCTGTAGCCCCGCTTTCAACCCTATCAGGATATATCGTTCCCTGGCCAAGATATTTAAACTCGCCGTATTCCTTAGCTAATTCATCAGCTTTCTCATCCAGAACTTCAAAATATAGTTGTGAAATCAGCCTTCTTTTTTCCTCCGGATCAACCACGCCTTTCAGCCTTGATATAAATTTCTCTTTAACATCGACTAGAAATATATGCTTGAAACCTAGTTTCTCGTATAGCCTGACAGCCTTTTCTGCTTCGTTCTCCCTGAGAAAACCCGTGTCGATAACAACTAAGTAAATCCTATCAACTCCTAAAGCCATTTTGATAAGACATGCGGAAGTTGTAGAATCAACTCCGCCGCTTACAGCCATTAGCACGTTACCACTCGACGCTTCTTTTCTAATGTCCTCTACTACCCTATTAACTATATCTCCAATATCCCAAAGGCCTTCACACTTGCAAACTTCGAATAGGAAATTTCGTAAAATTTCTCTACCGCACACGGTATGTTTTACTTCTGGATGAAATTGAACTCCGTAGAGTTTGCCGAGTTTGAATGCGGCAACCAAGCCATCTTTAGATTTCGCAAGAGCTAAAGCTTTAGGAGGTAGCTCGGCTACAATGTCTCCATGAGACATCCACACTACCTGTTTTTGAGGTAAGCCTTTAAACAAATCGTTTTCTTCAAGCACCTTTATTTCTGCACGCCCATACTCTCCTCGGATCCCCTTCTCAACATTGCCTCCTAGCATATACGCCAATAGTTGAAAACCATAGCATATACCTAGAACAGGTATTTTCCCCGCTAGAATCCACTCTTCAACTTTTTTACTCGGCTTTGGAGCGTTAGGCTGGTATACGCTATCAGGACCTCCTGAAAGAATTATTCCTTTAACGTCTCCAGACTTGATCTTGTTAATTGACACGTTGAATGGTAGTATCTCGCTATAGACTTTTAGCTCTCTAATTCTCCTTGCTATTAAGTGGGTGTATTGAGACCCAAAGTCAAGTATTATTATTTTCTCCATAAAGTCTTCACTTTTATATCTTATATTTCTCTAAAAGGAAACTCTTGTATTCTTTGATAATTTTTAAAATATCATCGTAGCTAAAACCGTTTAGCATTCTCTCGGCTACTACAACTTCGCCTCGTATGAGCACGTATAAAGGTTTGATTTTATACTGTATAGTTTTCTTAAGAGGCGCACCAAAAAATACGTAGTCGCCACTATAGTTAACATTGTAAAGCTTGTAGCCGTTAACCGTAGTTTTTCTAATAATTTCAAGAAGTTTTCTTTTACCATGAACTGATAAAGCCTTTTTAATCTCTGTGAGAATACCACCGAAAATAAGAGGCCAGTCGCTTCCAAAACACTCTATAAGCCCTAGATTCCTTTGGGTTTTACCGTAAAGTGCTAGATTCGATGATAGGCATTGAACAACGTGCACTCCTTTAGATTTGTAATCTTCTCTTTCAGTGCAGTGCACTCCGATAATTTTAGTTTTTCCAGGAAGTTTCAACGTTTTAGTTAATTTTTGAAGCTCCTTTACTCCCTCGCTTAAATGCAGAGCAAATATTAGACCATTATTCTCGGCTAGCTTATAGGACTTAACTATGTGTTTTCTACGAGTAAACTTTAGCGAATGACAGAAAATTCCAAGCCTAAAAGTCTCGTTCGTATCTAATGTTTCGATATAGCGAAGAATAGGCAATATCCTCTCAAAAGGCTCCCAGCCTTGCTTATCGATTATTGTCGGGGTTACGACGACTCTGGGCCTTTTTTTAAGTTCTGTAACTGCTCGAGTATTAGCTTTGAAATTTCCTGTAAGAGAAATAAGCGTTGTTCCTTGAAGAGCCGAAAGCATGAGCGTCAGCTTTGAAAGTCTAGTACACGCGTTTAAATCCTCCCTTAGAGCCCCCTCGTCAATTCTAAGCTTTCTACTAGACAGCCATTCCACATAGTTTTTCCATGGTCCTCCATTTAAACCAGCATCTATTACGTGAGGATGAGCGTGAGCGTCGACAAAGCCTGGAAAAACGCCGCTTTCAAACCATAGACTCTTTTTAAAACTTGGTAAGACTAGCTTAGCATTCTCCACTATACCGGTTGGAGTAAATAATTCGCCTACCTCTATAACGGCCATTACTCCTCAACCTTGCAAAAGCCTCTAGGATGGCTTTCTCGA of the Thermoproteales archaeon genome contains:
- the guaA gene encoding glutamine-hydrolyzing GMP synthase, with the protein product MEKIIILDFGSQYTHLIARRIRELKVYSEILPFNVSINKIKSGDVKGIILSGGPDSVYQPNAPKPSKKVEEWILAGKIPVLGICYGFQLLAYMLGGNVEKGIRGEYGRAEIKVLEENDLFKGLPQKQVVWMSHGDIVAELPPKALALAKSKDGLVAAFKLGKLYGVQFHPEVKHTVCGREILRNFLFEVCKCEGLWDIGDIVNRVVEDIRKEASSGNVLMAVSGGVDSTTSACLIKMALGVDRIYLVVIDTGFLRENEAEKAVRLYEKLGFKHIFLVDVKEKFISRLKGVVDPEEKRRLISQLYFEVLDEKADELAKEYGEFKYLGQGTIYPDRVESGATGRATARIKSHHNVVYTNLSKLVKLEPLKDLYKDEVRKIAELIGVPKEVIFKHPFPGPGLAIRIIGEVTEEKLKILRKVDKIVEEELRKAGIYKMLWQAFPVLLPIKTVGVMGDERTYRYAIALRAVISEDAMTAEFAKLPWNLLERLSSRIVNEVKNVNRVLYDITNKPPATIEYE
- a CDS encoding amidohydrolase family protein; protein product: MAVIEVGELFTPTGIVENAKLVLPSFKKSLWFESGVFPGFVDAHAHPHVIDAGLNGGPWKNYVEWLSSRKLRIDEGALREDLNACTRLSKLTLMLSALQGTTLISLTGNFKANTRAVTELKKRPRVVVTPTIIDKQGWEPFERILPILRYIETLDTNETFRLGIFCHSLKFTRRKHIVKSYKLAENNGLIFALHLSEGVKELQKLTKTLKLPGKTKIIGVHCTEREDYKSKGVHVVQCLSSNLALYGKTQRNLGLIECFGSDWPLIFGGILTEIKKALSVHGKRKLLEIIRKTTVNGYKLYNVNYSGDYVFFGAPLKKTIQYKIKPLYVLIRGEVVVAERMLNGFSYDDILKIIKEYKSFLLEKYKI